In Vitis vinifera cultivar Pinot Noir 40024 chromosome 11, ASM3070453v1, a genomic segment contains:
- the LOC100267957 gene encoding protein phosphatase 2C 77 isoform X2 — translation MEEVSPAVAVPFRLGNLICDDSKLTAHMEIAGLKLIANTATLLSEHHPYMVSPLVSGSSGNQAFNCNNSESVPNEVTINDISLASSHSIEEENGEDDFGSWGGGQLMNNSCSLSVAGDTESICSEEFLGLKGFSEFNSPSSMDITENRHSLQLNATTNLLESTVESEHVRDVLAVGGGLEGEGGEGSDPKLFTRVLELTNERRMNRTVSDSVFEFNCVPLWGFTSICGRRLEMEDAVAAVPNFLKIPIQTLTDGLLLNGMNPELDYLTAHFFGVYDGHGGCQVANYCRDRLHLALAEEVELLKESLCNGSAGGNWQEQWEKVFSNCFLKVDSVIGGGCRGNTDASEAGPSEDSSTLVASETVGSTAVVTIICQTHIIVANCGDSRAVLCRGKVPVPLSIDHKPSREDEYARIEAAGGKIIQWDGLRVCGVLAMSRSIGDRYLKPWIIPDPEVMYIPREKEDECLILASDGLWDVMTNQEVCDTARRRILLWHKKNGHNPPAERGRGVDPAAQAAAECLSKLALQKGSKDNITVVVVDLKPRRKLKRKTQQ, via the exons ATGGAAGAGGTATCCCCTGCAGTCGCAGTGCCATTTAGGCTAGGTAATTTGATTTGTGATGACTCGAAGTTAACTGCACACATGGAAATTGCGGGGCTTAAGCTTATAGCAAACACAGCTACCTTGTTGTCAGAGCACCACCCTTATATGGTGTCACCTCTGGTATCCGGCTCTAGTGGGAATCAAGCTTTTAATTGCAATAATTCAGAGAGTGTACCCAATGAAgtaacaataaatgatattagTTTGGCCTCCAGTCATTCCATAGAGGAGGAAAATGGGGAAGATGATTTCGGGTCATGGGGTGGAGGCCAATTGATGAATAATTCTTGTTCCCTGTCTGTGGCTGGTGATACTGAAAGTATTTGTAGTGAGGAATTCTTGGGTTTGAAGGGTTTCTCTGAGTTCAATTCACCAAGTTCAATGGATATAACAGAGAACCGTCATAGTCTTCAACTTAATGCTACTACTAATTTGCTGGAATCAACTGTTGAGTCGGAGCATGTAAGGGATGTTCTTGCTGTTGGAGGGGGTCTTGAGGGTGAGGGTGGTGAAGGGTCTGACCCAAAATTGTTTACCAGGGTTTTGGAGTTGACTAATGAAAGGAGGATGAATAGAACAGTTAGCGACAGCGTTTTTGAATTCAATTGTGTACCCCTTTGGGGATTCACATCCATCTGTGGAAGGAGACTGGAGATGGAAGATGCTGTTGCAGCTGTGcccaatttcttgaaaattccTATTCAAACACTAACAGATGGCCTGCTTCTCAATGGCATGAACCCAGAATTAGATTATTTAACCGCGCATTTCTTTGGAGTCTACGATGGACATGGGGGCTGTCAG GTTGCGAACTATTGCAGGGATCGGTTGCATTTGGCTTTGGCTGAGGAGGTAGAACTGTTGAAAGAGAGCTTGTGTAATGGAAGTGCTGGAGGTAATTGGCAAGAACAGTGGGAGAAAGTCTTCTCCAATTGTTTTCTGAAAGTTGATTCTGTGATTGGAGGGGGTTGCAGAGGCAACACCGATGCCTCTGAAGCTGGCCCTTCTGAAGATAGTTCTACACTTGTTGCCTCTGAAACTGTTGGATCAACTGCTGTGGTTACCATTATTTGTCAAACTCACATCATAGTCGCAAATTGCGGTGATTCAAGGGCTGTACTGTGTCGTGGAAAAGTACCTGTGCCATTGTCAATAGATCACAAA CCAAGTAGAGAAGACGAATATGCAAGGATAGAAGCTGCAGGAGGCAAGATCATACAGTGGGACGGCTTACGTGTATGTGGCGTTCTTGCAATGTCTAGGTCCATTG GTGATCGATACTTGAAACCATGGATCATCCCAGATCCAGAAGTAATGTACATTCCCCGAGAAAAAGAAGATGAGTGCCTTATTCTTGCCAGTGACGGGTTATGGGATGTCATGACGAACCAGGAGGTTTGTGACACAGCAAGAAGACGAATACTCCTCTGGCATAAAAAGAATGGTCATAACCCACCTGCAGAAAGGGGCAGGGGAGTTGATCCTGCAGCTCAAGCTGCAGCAGAGTGTCTCTCAAAGCTTGCTCTCCAAAAGGGAAGCAAAGACAACATAACCGTGGTCGTGGTGGACTTGAAACCTCGAAGGAAACTGAAGAGAAAAACTCAGCAGTAA
- the LOC100267957 gene encoding protein phosphatase 2C 77 isoform X1, giving the protein MEEVSPAVAVPFRLGNLICDDSKLTAHMEIAGLKLIANTATLLSEHHPYMVSPLVSGSSGNQAFNCNNSESVPNEVTINDISLASSHSIEEENGEDDFGSWGGGQLMNNSCSLSVAGDTESICSEEFLGLKGFSEFNSPSSMDITENRHSLQLNATTNLLESTVESEHVRDVLAVGGGLEGEGGEGSDPKLFTRVLELTNERRMNRTVSDSVFEFNCVPLWGFTSICGRRLEMEDAVAAVPNFLKIPIQTLTDGLLLNGMNPELDYLTAHFFGVYDGHGGCQSIQETKILKLDHSLFGIRDNKEPPMKLSLMQLWLRVANYCRDRLHLALAEEVELLKESLCNGSAGGNWQEQWEKVFSNCFLKVDSVIGGGCRGNTDASEAGPSEDSSTLVASETVGSTAVVTIICQTHIIVANCGDSRAVLCRGKVPVPLSIDHKPSREDEYARIEAAGGKIIQWDGLRVCGVLAMSRSIGDRYLKPWIIPDPEVMYIPREKEDECLILASDGLWDVMTNQEVCDTARRRILLWHKKNGHNPPAERGRGVDPAAQAAAECLSKLALQKGSKDNITVVVVDLKPRRKLKRKTQQ; this is encoded by the exons ATGGAAGAGGTATCCCCTGCAGTCGCAGTGCCATTTAGGCTAGGTAATTTGATTTGTGATGACTCGAAGTTAACTGCACACATGGAAATTGCGGGGCTTAAGCTTATAGCAAACACAGCTACCTTGTTGTCAGAGCACCACCCTTATATGGTGTCACCTCTGGTATCCGGCTCTAGTGGGAATCAAGCTTTTAATTGCAATAATTCAGAGAGTGTACCCAATGAAgtaacaataaatgatattagTTTGGCCTCCAGTCATTCCATAGAGGAGGAAAATGGGGAAGATGATTTCGGGTCATGGGGTGGAGGCCAATTGATGAATAATTCTTGTTCCCTGTCTGTGGCTGGTGATACTGAAAGTATTTGTAGTGAGGAATTCTTGGGTTTGAAGGGTTTCTCTGAGTTCAATTCACCAAGTTCAATGGATATAACAGAGAACCGTCATAGTCTTCAACTTAATGCTACTACTAATTTGCTGGAATCAACTGTTGAGTCGGAGCATGTAAGGGATGTTCTTGCTGTTGGAGGGGGTCTTGAGGGTGAGGGTGGTGAAGGGTCTGACCCAAAATTGTTTACCAGGGTTTTGGAGTTGACTAATGAAAGGAGGATGAATAGAACAGTTAGCGACAGCGTTTTTGAATTCAATTGTGTACCCCTTTGGGGATTCACATCCATCTGTGGAAGGAGACTGGAGATGGAAGATGCTGTTGCAGCTGTGcccaatttcttgaaaattccTATTCAAACACTAACAGATGGCCTGCTTCTCAATGGCATGAACCCAGAATTAGATTATTTAACCGCGCATTTCTTTGGAGTCTACGATGGACATGGGGGCTGTCAG AGCATACAAGAGACCAAGATTTTGAAATTGGATCATTCACTATTTGGGATCAGAGATAACAAAGAACCTCCAATGAAACTGAGCCTGATGCAACTATGGCTAAGG GTTGCGAACTATTGCAGGGATCGGTTGCATTTGGCTTTGGCTGAGGAGGTAGAACTGTTGAAAGAGAGCTTGTGTAATGGAAGTGCTGGAGGTAATTGGCAAGAACAGTGGGAGAAAGTCTTCTCCAATTGTTTTCTGAAAGTTGATTCTGTGATTGGAGGGGGTTGCAGAGGCAACACCGATGCCTCTGAAGCTGGCCCTTCTGAAGATAGTTCTACACTTGTTGCCTCTGAAACTGTTGGATCAACTGCTGTGGTTACCATTATTTGTCAAACTCACATCATAGTCGCAAATTGCGGTGATTCAAGGGCTGTACTGTGTCGTGGAAAAGTACCTGTGCCATTGTCAATAGATCACAAA CCAAGTAGAGAAGACGAATATGCAAGGATAGAAGCTGCAGGAGGCAAGATCATACAGTGGGACGGCTTACGTGTATGTGGCGTTCTTGCAATGTCTAGGTCCATTG GTGATCGATACTTGAAACCATGGATCATCCCAGATCCAGAAGTAATGTACATTCCCCGAGAAAAAGAAGATGAGTGCCTTATTCTTGCCAGTGACGGGTTATGGGATGTCATGACGAACCAGGAGGTTTGTGACACAGCAAGAAGACGAATACTCCTCTGGCATAAAAAGAATGGTCATAACCCACCTGCAGAAAGGGGCAGGGGAGTTGATCCTGCAGCTCAAGCTGCAGCAGAGTGTCTCTCAAAGCTTGCTCTCCAAAAGGGAAGCAAAGACAACATAACCGTGGTCGTGGTGGACTTGAAACCTCGAAGGAAACTGAAGAGAAAAACTCAGCAGTAA